A part of Paenibacillus sp. IHBB 10380 genomic DNA contains:
- a CDS encoding LysR family transcriptional regulator produces MSILKLMILVYIEKYKKVTDVAKELNIKQPSVTFHMKSLEEELGTALFESKRGRMLLTEAGKALYPYALKITGLASEAKKVVQDYAALDKGTLHIGTDSIASISPLPEMINDFSKLHTGISIQVSVKPTQTIKQMLINQDVDIAFYYSLDASHNIQEPVQTETLFKDALVVIFGPHHPFAKLSIIDVQQIAKEFFIQHAEGTFIKDFTLDWSISNRIHLWERVQMDSSEAIKLAVSAGDHISFYPKRGIKHELERSQLMYLPIPDQISTSIQSIMAFHPDATHSSLRSEFVEFARKYMS; encoded by the coding sequence ATGAGTATTTTAAAGCTAATGATCCTTGTATATATAGAGAAATATAAAAAAGTCACGGATGTTGCTAAAGAGTTAAATATAAAACAGCCTTCTGTTACTTTTCATATGAAGAGTCTGGAGGAGGAGTTGGGAACGGCCTTATTCGAATCCAAAAGAGGCAGAATGCTGCTCACGGAAGCAGGCAAGGCTCTCTATCCCTATGCCCTCAAAATTACCGGTCTGGCTTCAGAAGCGAAAAAAGTCGTTCAAGATTATGCTGCTCTGGATAAAGGAACTTTACATATTGGAACGGACAGTATCGCTAGTATTTCCCCATTGCCAGAAATGATCAACGATTTCTCCAAACTGCATACGGGTATCTCCATCCAAGTGTCTGTTAAACCTACACAAACCATTAAACAGATGCTCATCAACCAAGACGTTGATATTGCATTCTATTATTCCTTAGATGCGTCCCACAATATACAAGAACCTGTACAAACAGAAACATTATTTAAGGATGCGTTGGTTGTCATCTTCGGACCCCATCACCCCTTTGCGAAACTTAGTATCATCGATGTTCAACAGATTGCGAAGGAATTCTTCATTCAACATGCTGAAGGAACATTTATTAAAGATTTCACATTGGATTGGTCCATCAGCAACAGAATTCATCTGTGGGAAAGAGTACAAATGGACTCTTCTGAAGCTATTAAATTAGCTGTTAGCGCAGGAGATCACATCTCTTTCTATCCGAAAAGAGGAATCAAGCATGAGCTAGAACGAAGTCAGCTTATGTATCTGCCTATTCCAGATCAGATTTCTACCTCGATCCAATCGATCATGGCCTTTCATCCCGATGCAACTCATTCTTCTTTACGAAGTGAGTTTGTAGAATTTGCTAGAAAGTATATGTCGTAA
- the pstA gene encoding phosphate ABC transporter permease PstA, with translation MKPKTADKIATGVIVTFSLLIVGLLLGLLGFILFRGLSHISWSFLTSVPQTIRAGGGIGPQLFNSLFLLVLTLIITIPLGLGAGIYMAEYAKPGKITGGIRLVVEVLSSFPSIVVGLFGLLLIVNTFGFGFSLFSGALVLTIFNLPLMVRVTEQAFRGVPKEQKEAGLALGLSKWKIITSVLLPVALPSLVTGTVLAAGRVFGEAAALLFTAGMSTPRLDFTDWNPLSPTSPINPFRPAETLAVHIWKINSEGLAPDAAAIAAGASAVLVILVLVFNLVARWLGRIVYRAFTASKVME, from the coding sequence TTGAAACCAAAAACAGCTGATAAAATAGCTACTGGCGTCATTGTTACCTTCTCCTTACTTATTGTTGGTCTATTATTGGGTTTACTTGGATTTATTCTATTTCGGGGGCTAAGTCATATTAGTTGGTCTTTCCTAACGTCTGTGCCACAGACCATCAGAGCAGGTGGGGGAATAGGACCACAGTTATTTAACTCTCTCTTTCTATTAGTATTAACATTGATTATTACCATTCCACTAGGTCTGGGTGCAGGAATTTATATGGCGGAATATGCGAAACCAGGTAAAATAACTGGAGGTATCCGTCTAGTTGTAGAAGTTCTTTCCTCTTTTCCATCTATCGTGGTGGGACTATTCGGGTTATTACTGATCGTAAATACATTTGGATTCGGATTCTCTTTGTTCTCAGGTGCGCTTGTTCTCACCATATTTAACCTCCCACTTATGGTACGGGTAACCGAGCAGGCCTTCCGTGGTGTTCCGAAAGAGCAGAAGGAAGCGGGACTTGCTCTCGGATTATCGAAGTGGAAGATCATTACGTCGGTCTTGTTACCAGTAGCTCTACCCAGTCTAGTTACGGGTACCGTACTTGCGGCAGGCCGAGTATTCGGAGAAGCTGCGGCATTGCTGTTCACAGCAGGGATGTCCACACCAAGACTTGATTTCACGGATTGGAATCCACTCAGTCCAACATCGCCGATTAATCCATTTCGTCCTGCCGAAACATTGGCTGTGCATATTTGGAAAATCAATAGTGAAGGACTTGCTCCTGATGCGGCTGCAATTGCTGCCGGAGCCTCAGCGGTGCTGGTCATTCTCGTGCTAGTATTCAATTTGGTTGCCAGATGGCTAGGAAGAATAGTATATCGAGCATTTACGGCATCTAAAGTTATGGAATAG
- the pstB gene encoding phosphate ABC transporter ATP-binding protein PstB: protein MQTTFRTEQLSVFYGNYEAVKSIDLNFPEQSVTALIGPSGCGKSTFLRSLNRMNDEIAGSSIKGKIWIDGDDINDPGTDVIKLRQKIGMVWQRPNPFYKSIYENIAFGPKYHGIKDKKKLDEIVESSLQKAALWNEVKDRLKQSALSLSGGQQQRLCIARALSVSPRILLLDEPASALDPVSTAKVEELIVELKKELSIVIVTHNMQQAARISDHTAYFYLGTLMEYDVTEKIFTNPTNPNTQEYISGRFG from the coding sequence ATGCAAACAACCTTTCGAACCGAACAGCTGAGTGTTTTCTACGGAAACTATGAAGCCGTGAAAAGTATTGACCTGAACTTCCCTGAACAAAGCGTCACAGCTTTGATTGGACCTTCAGGTTGCGGAAAATCGACCTTCTTGCGTTCATTGAATCGTATGAATGATGAGATCGCTGGATCTAGCATTAAAGGAAAGATTTGGATTGATGGTGACGATATCAATGATCCGGGTACAGATGTGATTAAGCTCCGGCAAAAAATCGGAATGGTATGGCAACGTCCTAATCCATTCTATAAATCGATTTACGAGAATATCGCCTTTGGTCCGAAATATCATGGGATTAAGGATAAGAAGAAGCTGGATGAGATTGTGGAGAGTAGTCTGCAGAAGGCTGCATTGTGGAATGAAGTGAAAGATCGCTTGAAGCAGTCCGCACTTTCTCTCTCAGGTGGGCAGCAGCAACGGTTATGTATTGCAAGGGCGTTATCTGTAAGTCCACGTATTCTACTGTTAGATGAACCTGCATCGGCTCTTGATCCAGTATCTACAGCTAAGGTCGAGGAACTCATCGTTGAATTGAAAAAAGAACTTAGTATCGTGATCGTTACACATAACATGCAACAGGCTGCAAGAATATCCGATCATACGGCTTACTTTTATCTAGGAACCCTTATGGAATATGATGTGACAGAGAAAATATTTACGAATCCAACCAACCCCAACACGCAAGAATATATTTCGGGAAGATTTGGATGA
- the pstC gene encoding phosphate ABC transporter permease subunit PstC yields MKVKKQSPVLIQKHHLEDWVGRIYTTFCVSLLVIIIVSMIYFVASKGLATFFTNGVHVEDFLFGTKWDPNGENPLFGALPFIVGSFATSLLAALIASPLSICASLFMTEIVPSWGKRILQPVIELLAGIPSVVYGFVGLTVIVPLLRDTFPGQGIGVAAGAIVLSVMILPTITSITTDALSSLPKGLKESSYALGATRWQTISSVIIPTVLPSILTGIVLGMARAFGEALAVQMVIGNAPHIPQSLFQSASTLTSIITLNMGNTVMGSVQSNALWSMALALMVMTFIFVIIVRLLERRHRI; encoded by the coding sequence ATGAAAGTTAAAAAACAATCTCCTGTCCTTATCCAAAAACATCACTTGGAAGACTGGGTTGGACGGATCTATACCACATTTTGTGTATCCCTCCTGGTGATTATCATCGTGTCCATGATCTATTTCGTGGCATCGAAAGGATTGGCGACTTTTTTTACGAATGGTGTTCATGTAGAAGATTTCCTATTTGGGACGAAATGGGATCCTAATGGAGAGAATCCATTATTTGGGGCTTTACCTTTTATTGTTGGATCTTTTGCTACATCACTCTTAGCAGCGTTAATAGCAAGTCCATTAAGTATCTGTGCTTCATTATTCATGACTGAAATTGTTCCTTCTTGGGGTAAAAGAATATTACAACCTGTTATCGAGTTACTCGCAGGAATTCCCTCTGTTGTATACGGATTTGTAGGTTTGACGGTTATCGTACCGCTATTGCGTGATACCTTCCCTGGGCAAGGAATCGGGGTTGCTGCAGGGGCCATTGTACTCTCTGTCATGATTCTACCGACAATTACAAGTATTACTACGGACGCATTAAGCTCATTACCAAAGGGATTGAAAGAATCCTCATATGCGCTTGGTGCGACACGGTGGCAGACCATTTCTAGTGTTATTATACCTACTGTATTGCCTTCTATCCTGACAGGGATTGTTCTTGGGATGGCTCGGGCATTTGGTGAAGCTTTAGCTGTTCAGATGGTTATTGGTAACGCACCACACATTCCTCAATCGTTATTTCAATCGGCGTCAACATTGACAAGTATTATCACGCTTAATATGGGGAATACAGTCATGGGCTCGGTACAAAGTAACGCATTGTGGAGTATGGCATTAGCGCTAATGGTCATGACATTTATATTCGTAATTATCGTTAGGCTCTTGGAAAGGAGACATCGGATTTGA
- a CDS encoding FxLYD domain-containing protein — MYCHVCGAKSTPGKAVCSGCGTKLFTLEKQKAIQKMAQAETATSLQLSESDLLKSKGGTVSANPKAPRTGRVFVWLIPILLLSVVGLALISYYKYEVEINRQVEALHQKAEAEAIAGHYGSAIELLDAAAVKRPGYQALVQDRSIAAEAEELQERLAEAVGGLKTQKLQASEATMKEIAKTLRKRQEPIFAVVKKKLATSQVKLAVMKVKSELDKLNTVSALAEKLDTVEKLEGQEAKAVKKQIINKLVGVSYAAAEKMLKNKDFAGALQAVDKGLSYAANSVKLSTYKKRIQGEKQAFEKAEEERIQLAEQQAAQEDLNNRTAAVDVTDIKVILDDYGDLQISGTVNNTATRPIYSINLNLAIYDAAGSYLGETYASVFPYRLEFGEFGEFTTAYYGVYEHAQVSVVNVTWYLE, encoded by the coding sequence TTGTATTGTCATGTATGCGGAGCGAAAAGTACGCCGGGCAAAGCCGTTTGTTCAGGATGCGGCACAAAGTTATTTACTTTGGAAAAACAAAAAGCAATCCAAAAAATGGCACAAGCTGAGACTGCTACCAGTCTCCAGCTGAGTGAAAGCGATCTCTTGAAGTCTAAAGGTGGAACGGTTTCGGCTAATCCCAAGGCTCCCAGGACAGGGCGTGTATTTGTATGGTTGATCCCGATATTGCTGTTAAGTGTTGTGGGGCTAGCTTTAATATCATATTACAAATATGAGGTAGAGATTAATCGTCAGGTGGAAGCTCTGCATCAGAAGGCTGAAGCTGAAGCGATAGCGGGTCATTATGGATCAGCGATTGAGCTATTGGATGCGGCGGCTGTCAAACGTCCCGGTTATCAGGCTTTGGTTCAGGACCGCAGTATTGCAGCCGAGGCAGAAGAATTACAAGAACGGCTTGCGGAAGCAGTAGGTGGATTAAAGACGCAGAAGCTACAGGCTAGTGAAGCCACTATGAAGGAAATTGCGAAAACTTTGCGAAAGAGGCAGGAGCCCATTTTTGCTGTCGTAAAGAAGAAACTGGCTACAAGTCAAGTGAAGCTCGCTGTCATGAAGGTGAAAAGTGAGCTGGATAAGCTGAACACTGTGAGTGCGTTGGCTGAGAAATTGGACACTGTCGAGAAGCTAGAGGGTCAAGAGGCGAAGGCAGTGAAAAAGCAGATCATTAATAAGTTGGTTGGAGTCAGCTATGCGGCGGCCGAGAAGATGCTCAAGAACAAGGATTTTGCAGGCGCGTTGCAGGCCGTGGATAAGGGACTTTCCTACGCGGCGAATAGTGTCAAATTAAGCACCTATAAGAAACGGATTCAGGGTGAGAAACAGGCTTTTGAAAAGGCGGAAGAAGAGCGTATTCAACTCGCAGAGCAGCAGGCTGCACAGGAGGACCTGAATAACAGGACTGCTGCGGTTGATGTAACGGATATAAAAGTTATCTTAGATGATTACGGCGACCTGCAAATCAGCGGTACGGTGAATAATACAGCTACAAGGCCTATTTATTCGATTAATTTAAACCTAGCCATTTATGATGCCGCAGGATCGTATCTTGGTGAAACGTATGCGAGTGTGTTCCCATACCGTTTGGAATTCGGGGAGTTTGGCGAGTTTACAACTGCATACTACGGTGTGTATGAACATGCGCAAGTCTCTGTAGTTAATGTTACTTGGTATTTGGAATAG
- a CDS encoding MFS transporter, which produces MVFSILKPRNFRHFFFSDIISGFGVGMSTIGANWFLMDQTGSIQLIGFMLSLNVIAGLVISPFVGTLTDRFNRKKIILWTNFFRTLGIVAVICLFLIFGFHTEYLYFFTIINGMSWAIYMSASRSLVQELLTEKELINGNSLVEISLQVGMFMAGAASGLLYKYFGFELILTINAIAFILSSLFLYRVQYNPIVIGNKEETFFANFKDGISYLKERPYIFWIGVVAIVPLISTMVYNVVLPGYVNNSVRGDSVVFGLSDMCYGIGGLISGFIAAPFARKISKQGTIALFFLLAISSLLALAFNKYVFVLYIGSVFIGLSNSSLRILINTTIMETVSKSYMGRALSVWMAISLLLQTVFASGLGVLIERYSAGVGFICMSVLMLLGFALYQMLGSKVKATKKTLTM; this is translated from the coding sequence ATGGTTTTTAGTATTCTAAAACCAAGAAATTTCCGTCATTTTTTCTTCTCCGACATCATTTCTGGATTCGGAGTGGGTATGAGCACGATTGGAGCGAACTGGTTTCTGATGGATCAGACGGGTTCTATACAATTGATTGGGTTCATGCTTTCTTTAAATGTGATTGCAGGGTTAGTGATATCCCCATTTGTTGGAACGTTGACCGATAGATTCAATCGCAAAAAAATTATTTTATGGACTAATTTTTTTCGTACCTTAGGAATCGTTGCGGTTATTTGTCTATTTTTAATATTTGGCTTTCATACGGAGTATCTTTACTTTTTTACAATTATAAATGGTATGAGTTGGGCGATTTACATGTCCGCATCTAGAAGTTTAGTCCAAGAGCTTCTTACAGAGAAGGAATTAATTAATGGTAATTCTTTAGTCGAGATCAGTTTGCAGGTTGGCATGTTTATGGCTGGTGCGGCTTCAGGTTTATTGTATAAATATTTTGGATTTGAGCTTATTCTAACGATTAATGCCATTGCTTTTATTCTAAGCAGCCTATTCTTATACAGAGTTCAATACAATCCTATTGTGATAGGTAATAAAGAGGAGACCTTTTTTGCTAATTTTAAAGATGGCATTAGTTACTTAAAGGAGAGACCCTATATTTTCTGGATAGGTGTTGTGGCAATTGTCCCTTTAATTTCTACAATGGTCTATAATGTCGTTCTTCCGGGATATGTAAATAACTCGGTTCGCGGTGATTCTGTTGTGTTCGGCTTATCAGATATGTGTTACGGCATAGGAGGACTTATATCTGGGTTTATTGCAGCACCATTTGCTCGAAAAATATCGAAGCAAGGAACGATTGCACTTTTCTTCCTTTTAGCCATTAGTAGCTTACTTGCTTTGGCATTTAATAAATATGTATTTGTCTTGTATATAGGAAGTGTATTCATCGGACTTAGTAATTCTTCATTAAGAATATTGATAAATACAACGATCATGGAGACGGTATCTAAGTCATATATGGGAAGAGCTTTATCCGTTTGGATGGCTATTTCGCTTCTGTTGCAGACGGTCTTCGCCTCGGGTCTGGGTGTACTGATAGAACGTTACTCTGCGGGTGTAGGTTTTATTTGTATGAGTGTTCTCATGTTATTAGGGTTCGCACTATATCAAATGTTAGGAAGTAAAGTTAAAGCTACTAAAAAAACCTTAACAATGTAA
- a CDS encoding 1-deoxy-D-xylulose-5-phosphate synthase N-terminal domain-containing protein, which translates to MNNIDTVYEPIPHSEHLNNLVAITKEARKLIIDMAASETGCHIGGSLSVIDLLIGVYSKYVKDENTVIVLSKGHTAAALYATLYLYDLIEDNPAESYGEKGSLFTGHPNHKLPHIPFSTGSLGHGIPYAAGWALGQKIKNLDGLGIVLGGDGELQEGLCWETAQIIQAKAISNFIYIVDCNGGQNDGYVSDISPLHNLRQRFESFGFQVEEIDGHNMEQILAALELNHDKPLALLATTIKGKGVEAIEGNPDAHYAKIPERVASKWKRSLV; encoded by the coding sequence GTGAATAATATAGATACCGTATATGAGCCAATTCCGCATTCAGAGCATCTAAATAACCTGGTTGCAATCACCAAAGAAGCAAGGAAACTGATTATAGATATGGCGGCCTCTGAGACGGGGTGCCATATTGGTGGAAGTTTATCCGTCATTGATCTTCTTATAGGGGTGTATTCAAAGTATGTAAAAGATGAGAACACCGTCATTGTTCTTAGTAAAGGTCATACAGCGGCGGCGTTGTATGCAACACTTTATCTTTATGATCTCATTGAGGATAACCCTGCTGAATCTTACGGTGAGAAAGGCTCATTATTTACAGGTCATCCCAACCATAAACTGCCCCATATCCCATTCTCCACAGGGAGCTTAGGACATGGTATTCCTTATGCGGCAGGCTGGGCATTAGGACAAAAAATTAAGAACCTAGATGGATTAGGTATCGTGTTAGGTGGGGATGGCGAGCTGCAAGAGGGTCTATGTTGGGAAACAGCTCAAATCATTCAGGCCAAAGCAATCTCTAATTTTATTTATATCGTAGATTGTAACGGGGGTCAGAATGATGGATATGTCAGTGACATATCCCCACTTCATAACCTGAGACAACGATTCGAATCATTTGGATTTCAAGTGGAAGAAATAGATGGACACAATATGGAACAAATTTTAGCAGCTTTAGAACTCAACCATGATAAACCATTAGCTCTGCTTGCAACAACGATTAAAGGCAAGGGTGTAGAAGCTATAGAGGGTAATCCAGACGCTCACTATGCCAAAATCCCAGAGAGAGTCGCTAGCAAATGGAAGAGGAGTTTAGTATGA
- a CDS encoding flavodoxin family protein gives MGIVVLYGSSRRHGNSDKLADLLVEGLDADRIYLSDYNLQPITDYRHTEPRAYPNDDYHELIDRVLEQDTIVFATPIYWYGISGVMKTFIDRWSQSLREDRDHFLSKMSAKKAYVIAVGDDEPHLKGLPLIQQFQYIFDFTHTQFDGYIIGDGNKPDSILEDTAALSRVEELRKRITHNG, from the coding sequence ATGGGAATTGTTGTTCTTTACGGAAGTTCTCGTAGACACGGAAATTCAGACAAACTGGCTGATTTATTGGTCGAGGGCTTGGATGCGGATCGAATATATTTGTCGGACTATAATCTTCAACCGATAACGGACTATCGTCATACTGAACCTAGAGCATACCCGAACGATGATTACCATGAACTGATTGACAGAGTATTGGAGCAGGATACGATCGTGTTTGCGACACCAATCTACTGGTATGGCATATCAGGCGTTATGAAAACCTTTATTGACCGTTGGTCTCAATCATTACGTGAAGATAGGGATCATTTTTTATCGAAAATGTCTGCCAAAAAAGCATATGTTATCGCTGTTGGGGATGATGAACCTCATTTAAAAGGACTACCTCTTATTCAACAATTCCAATATATTTTCGATTTCACACATACTCAGTTTGATGGTTATATTATTGGAGATGGAAATAAACCTGATTCGATTTTGGAGGATACCGCTGCGCTTTCTAGGGTGGAGGAATTAAGAAAAAGAATCACTCATAATGGCTAA
- a CDS encoding transketolase — MSKSGRESYKDELAKLAFNNERIICIEADLGGKNHPFEQSHPNRFFNLGIAELASIDIAAGLAEAGFIPFFSTFASFAAVRAAESIKLAMGYMEKNIKIVAAYGGVSGGWFGTTHHCLEDIAIIQSFQNIRIACPHGELETRRVIQEAAESQEPYYIRLARNAVYDSLDRAEESSCKDILIEGAVFTNAKLCLISIGEEATELCKSIAQVNDSVVHAHLCYVDLASLKSYIGDLQQLSDTFLVVEEHRATGSSASNLALLMPECKVYSHDCGEKWPIYGGTHKDVLDYLGFGLEPLQQQIHLIGGTDGF; from the coding sequence ATGAGTAAATCAGGAAGAGAATCCTATAAGGATGAACTCGCAAAGCTAGCCTTTAATAATGAAAGAATCATTTGTATTGAAGCAGATTTAGGTGGGAAGAATCACCCGTTTGAACAAAGTCATCCTAATCGTTTTTTTAACTTAGGGATAGCGGAATTGGCTAGTATTGATATAGCGGCAGGTTTGGCCGAAGCGGGGTTTATTCCGTTTTTTTCAACCTTTGCTTCATTCGCTGCTGTTAGAGCTGCGGAAAGTATAAAGTTAGCCATGGGATATATGGAGAAAAACATCAAAATAGTCGCTGCTTATGGCGGTGTTTCAGGAGGATGGTTTGGAACCACTCACCATTGTTTAGAAGATATTGCGATTATCCAATCCTTCCAGAATATCCGAATTGCTTGTCCCCATGGAGAGTTAGAGACTAGACGAGTGATTCAAGAAGCTGCGGAATCACAAGAGCCCTACTATATTCGTCTGGCTAGAAATGCTGTTTATGACAGTCTTGATCGAGCGGAGGAAAGCAGTTGTAAGGATATCCTAATTGAAGGGGCAGTATTCACCAATGCCAAGCTTTGCTTGATATCTATTGGGGAAGAGGCAACTGAGTTATGTAAATCAATTGCTCAAGTGAATGATTCTGTTGTTCATGCACACTTATGTTATGTGGACCTAGCTAGCTTGAAAAGTTATATCGGTGATTTACAGCAACTCTCGGATACGTTTCTTGTCGTGGAAGAACATAGAGCAACAGGAAGCTCAGCTTCCAATCTAGCTTTATTAATGCCTGAGTGTAAAGTCTACTCGCATGATTGCGGTGAGAAATGGCCTATTTATGGCGGTACACATAAGGATGTACTGGATTACTTAGGGTTTGGACTTGAACCTCTGCAACAGCAAATACATTTAATAGGGGGTACAGATGGTTTTTAG
- a CDS encoding ATP-grasp domain-containing protein — protein sequence MNSKKIVAFVEPSFYGVSFVRAAYEQGFKIISIVSSPDNPEKYGYEGIYHDLIIADIRDEDSLYEAITNSKYHHKLDALIPATDYASHLTAKVAERLGLKGVPYEAALKSRNKDLAREAYADHDVPSAKFKKIKTYEEAVLAAGEIGYPIVLKPTNASSSQKVFFINSSSELEQAMADIVDFKETYMNFKVREEYLIEEYLNGQEFSVELFLQDGNPIFAAVTEKTTSPLPYFVEIVHTLPTSVYSERQEDIVNTAVSALRAIGLINGPSHVEVKLTDKGPRIIEVNGRPGGDNISSDLLIQALGFDIFKATVHYYLDLPIDIHTHQNRAASVAYLIADKAGTVSTIRGLEHIEDHANVVRSHISVQSGDQIVVPKSSDDRLGYVITIGNTPTEARESALAVIRNIELVYS from the coding sequence ATGAATAGTAAAAAGATAGTAGCATTTGTTGAACCGAGTTTTTATGGGGTAAGTTTTGTTAGAGCAGCCTATGAGCAGGGTTTTAAGATCATTTCTATCGTTTCGTCTCCTGACAATCCTGAGAAGTATGGGTATGAGGGAATTTATCATGATCTGATTATTGCAGATATTCGAGATGAAGATTCGTTATATGAAGCCATTACCAATTCCAAATATCATCATAAACTCGACGCTCTCATTCCGGCAACAGATTATGCCTCCCATCTTACGGCAAAGGTGGCAGAACGACTAGGTCTTAAAGGAGTTCCTTATGAAGCAGCACTCAAATCAAGGAATAAAGATTTAGCCAGAGAAGCTTATGCGGATCACGATGTTCCTAGCGCAAAGTTTAAGAAAATTAAAACCTATGAAGAAGCGGTATTAGCAGCTGGGGAGATTGGATATCCTATCGTACTGAAACCAACAAATGCTTCAAGTAGTCAAAAGGTGTTCTTTATCAATAGTTCTAGTGAGCTGGAACAAGCAATGGCTGATATCGTTGATTTTAAAGAAACCTATATGAATTTTAAAGTCCGAGAGGAGTACTTAATAGAAGAGTATCTAAATGGGCAGGAGTTTAGTGTGGAACTGTTTTTACAAGATGGGAACCCGATCTTTGCTGCCGTTACAGAAAAGACAACTTCACCTCTGCCCTACTTTGTGGAGATTGTGCATACGTTACCTACCTCCGTTTACTCCGAGAGACAAGAAGATATCGTCAATACGGCTGTAAGTGCTCTTAGGGCTATAGGACTCATCAATGGTCCCAGTCACGTTGAGGTTAAGCTTACTGACAAAGGACCTCGAATTATTGAAGTGAATGGCAGGCCTGGTGGGGATAATATCTCCTCTGATTTATTAATTCAAGCTTTAGGATTTGATATCTTCAAAGCTACCGTTCATTATTATTTGGATCTTCCCATCGACATTCATACACATCAGAACAGAGCCGCCTCTGTAGCGTATTTGATTGCTGATAAAGCTGGAACGGTTTCGACTATTCGAGGGCTTGAACATATCGAAGATCATGCAAATGTCGTTCGTTCGCATATTTCGGTTCAATCTGGCGATCAGATCGTTGTTCCCAAAAGTTCGGATGATCGATTGGGTTATGTCATTACGATTGGAAACACCCCAACAGAAGCCAGAGAATCAGCGTTAGCAGTAATCCGAAATATTGAACTTGTATATAGCTAA
- a CDS encoding phosphate ABC transporter substrate-binding protein: MKLKKPLLMMGTLALLLVVSACGSNNNATQGAGNSTTETNKEVALSGSILAVGSTALQPLVEQVGQKFMADAKYSKIAVQVQGGGSGTGLTQVSGGQADIGNSDVFAEEKLKDADADKAKELVDHQVAVVAMATVSNKDTGVDSLTQQQLVDIFSGKVTNWKEVGGIDEKIVLVNRPSSSGTRSTFEKYALGTKVDDIAGSIQEESSGTVRKIIGETPGAIGYLALSYLDDSIKSVQYDGVEATVDNVTAGNYPVWAYEHMYTKGEPNEVVKAFLDYMTSDEVQNGDVVELGYIPASKMQVSRDVDGNVTKK, encoded by the coding sequence ATGAAATTAAAGAAACCTTTACTAATGATGGGTACATTGGCACTACTACTTGTGGTATCTGCATGTGGGTCCAACAACAATGCAACTCAAGGGGCAGGGAATTCAACGACAGAGACAAATAAAGAAGTAGCATTAAGTGGATCTATTCTTGCGGTTGGATCGACGGCTCTACAGCCTTTGGTTGAACAGGTTGGACAGAAATTTATGGCTGATGCTAAATATTCCAAAATAGCAGTACAAGTGCAAGGCGGAGGAAGCGGAACAGGACTTACTCAAGTATCAGGCGGGCAAGCGGACATTGGTAACTCTGATGTATTTGCAGAAGAGAAGTTGAAAGATGCTGACGCTGATAAAGCCAAAGAATTAGTAGATCATCAAGTAGCAGTCGTTGCAATGGCAACAGTATCAAATAAAGATACGGGTGTAGATAGTTTAACTCAGCAACAACTGGTAGATATTTTCTCAGGTAAAGTAACGAACTGGAAAGAAGTTGGCGGTATTGATGAGAAGATTGTTCTCGTAAACCGTCCAAGTAGTTCAGGAACTCGTAGTACTTTTGAGAAATATGCATTAGGTACTAAAGTGGATGATATTGCAGGATCTATTCAAGAAGAATCCTCAGGTACAGTTAGAAAGATCATTGGTGAAACACCAGGTGCGATTGGATATCTTGCACTGTCTTATCTAGATGATTCAATCAAATCTGTTCAATACGATGGTGTTGAAGCAACGGTAGATAACGTTACAGCAGGTAATTATCCAGTATGGGCTTATGAGCATATGTATACCAAGGGTGAGCCAAATGAAGTTGTAAAAGCATTCTTGGATTACATGACTTCTGATGAAGTTCAAAATGGTGACGTTGTAGAACTTGGTTACATTCCAGCTTCCAAAATGCAAGTTAGCCGTGATGTAGATGGTAACGTAACGAAGAAATAA